Below is a window of Streptomyces sp. NBC_01429 DNA.
CGGCAGCTGCGGCCGGTTCGGCGGAGGCGGCGGACGCGGCCTCGCCCGCCGAGGCGGCGCCCGCTCCGGAGAGCAGGGCCACGCCGAGGGCGGCGGTACAGGCGGCGGCCGTCAGCGCCCGGAAGCGGGCGCGGGGGAGGGTGAGCATGGAGTCTCCTCGTGGGGGAGAAGAGCGAGTGGGGGAGATCGTGCTGTGTGAGTGGACGTTAGAAGGACTAGACCACTGGGTCAATGGTGCGGACCATGTTCGATGGCCGCCCGAGCGGGGCGCGTGACCGGCGGTGGGTCCGGGCGGGGCTCGTGACCAGTGACGTAAGGGCCCCGATCGGGCATACTCAACGCGCCACGGCAGTTGATCAGCCGCTCCCGCGATCCGGAAAGGCAGCATCGGCCGGGGCAGAATCACTCTCCGGGGGCATCCCCGGACCTCAGTCGGCGGCGCCGCCACACCCTGCGCGCGCGACCGCCGTAGCGCCCGACAGGGAGGAGAGCGCCGCCATGTCCGACCGCGCCCCGCGACCGGTGGAACGTCAGCTGCCCACCGAGGAGTCCAAGGACCTCATCGCCCTCGTACGCGACATCGGCCGCCGGGAGATCGCCCCCGAGGCGGCCGAGGAAGAGGACGCGGGCCGCTTCCCGCGCGAACTCTTCGCCACGCTCTCCTCGTCGGGCCTGCTCGGCCTCCCGTACGACTCCGCCGACGGCGGCGGGGACCAGCCCTACGAGGTATACCTCCAGGTCCTCGAAGAGCTGGCCGCCGTCCGGCTCACCGTCGGTCTCGGCGTGAGCGTGCACACCCTCGCCTGCCACGCGCTGGCCGGTTACGGCGGCAAGGAGCAGCGCGACGCCCACCTCCCCGCCATGCTGGGCGGCGGACTGCTCGGCGCGTACTGCCTCTCCGAGCCCGCCGCGGGCTCCGACGCCGCCTCCCTGAGCACGAAGGCCGTACGGGACGGTGACGACTGGGTCATCACCGGCACCAAGGCGTGGATCACCCATGGCGGGATCGCGGACTTCTACACCGTCCTCGCCCGGACGGGCGGCCCGGGGGCGCGCGGCATCACCGCCTTCCTCGTCCCGGGCGACGCGCCCGGTCTCACCGCGGCGGCGCCCGAGCGGAAGATGGGCATGAAGGGCTCGCCCACCGCCCAACTCCACTTCGACGGCGTACGGGTGGCCGACGACCGGCGCCTCGGCGACGAGGGGCAGGGCTTCGCGATCGCCCTGTCCGCGCTGGACTCGGGACGCCTCGGCATCGCCGCCTGCGCCGTCGGACTGGCGCAGGCCGCCCTGGACGAGGCACTCCAATACGCCGCCGGGCGCAGCCAGTTCGGCCGGCCCGTCGCCGACTTCCAGGGGCTGCGCTTCCTGCTCGCCGACATGGCCACCCGCATCGAGGCGGGGCGCTCGCTCTACCTCGCCGCCGCGCGCCTGCGCGACGCGGGCCGGCCCTTCTCCGCACAGGCGGCCATGGCCAAGCTGTTCTGCACCGACACGGCGATGGCGGTCACCGTCGACGCCGTACAGGTGCTCGGCGGGTACGGCTACACCGCCGACTTCCCGGCGGAACGCTATATGCGCGAGGCGAAGATGCTGCAGATCGTCGAGGGCACCAACCAGATCCAGCGCATGGTGATCGCGCGGCATCTGGCCGGTCCCGAGACCCGCTGACCGCCGGGCCGGCCACGGCCGGCCCCGCCGGTCCGCCGGACGGGCCGGCCGTCAGGCCGCGGCCCGCCGGGCGGCCACCGTCCTGAACGGTCGCGAGCCCGGTCCTCCGACGTGGGAGAAGGGCTGCGTACGCCAGTCCAGGCCCTGAGGCAGCGTCAGCAGCAGCGCGGTGTCCTGCTCCTGGACGTCCGACGACTCGTCGGCGGGCCGGGCGGCGGACGCCGTGCTGCCCGTACCGGCGCACACCGACAGCACGAACGGATTCCACGGGGACGGGCACAGCGCGTGCTCCGGAAGCACGTCCTCGTCCGCCAGCAGCGCGATGGGCTGCGCGCAGTCCGGGCAGACGACCCGGTACATCTCGAACGTGTCGTACGCGTCGAGTTCGTCGGCTTCGGTGTCGGCGAACTCGACCGGCTCCGGCTCGGTGCGTCCGGCGCGCTTCAGGCTCTGCATGGAGACATTCCCCCTCGGGTGGGCCGACCAGGCACGTGTGGTCTCGACCACAGCAAGCAATTCCCGTCGCGCGCGCCGGGTAACCGTATGGTCTCGACGGACCCGCCCATGGCCCTGTGGTCTTTGTCACACGCCCGTCGCGGGCGCCCCCGCGCGCGCCCGCCGACTGTGCCGGAGGCCACCCGGGGCAATAGGTTGAACAGCATGGAGGAGCTGGATCGTCAGATCGTGGAGTTGCTCGTCAAGGACGGCCGGACGAGCTACACCGACCTGGGCAAGGCCACCGGCCTGTCCACCTCGGCCGTGCACCAACGGGTGCGCAGGCTGGAGCAGCGCGGTGTCATCCGGGGGTACGCGGCGGTCGTCGACCCGGAGGCCGTCGGGCTGCCGCTGACCGCCTTCATCTCGGCGAAACCCTTCGACCCCAGCGCGCCCGACGACATCGCGGAGCGGCTCGCCGTGATCCCCGAGATCGAGGCGTGCCACAGCGTGGCGGGCGACGAGAACTACATCCTCAAGGTGCGGGTCGCCACCCCCCTGGAGCTGGAGCACCTGCTCACCCGCATCCGCTCCCTGGCCGGTGTCTCCACCCGGACGACGGTCGTCCTCTCCACCCCCTACGAGTCCCGGCCGCCCTCCTTCTGACGCGGGTTCCGCAACGGGCCGGGCTTCCCCGACCCCGCGCCGCGCCGCCCGGTCCGCACCCGCGAGACTGGTCACCATGAACCGTCGCACCGCCCCCCAGAGCGAACCCGGCCGCACCGTCCTGCTGCGCCGGGGAGAAGTCCACAGCCCCGCCGACCCGTTCGCCACCGCCATGGTCGTCGAGCGCGGCCATGTCGCCTGGGTGGGCTCGGAGGGCGCCGCGGACTCCTTCGTCTCCGGGGTGGACGAGGTGGTGGACCTGGACGGCGCGCTGGTCACCCCCGCCTTCACCGACGCCCACACCCACCTGACGGCCACCGGCCTCGCGCTCACCGGGCTCGACCTGTCCGGCGCCGGGAGCCTGCCGGAGGCGCTCGCGCTCGTACGGGCGTACCGCGAGGCGCGGCCCGCCGCCGACGGGGAGGTGCTGCTCGGCCACGGCTGGGACTCCGACAGCTGGCCCGAGCGACGGCCCCCGTCCCGCGCCGAACTGGACGAGGCCGCGGCCGGCCGGCCGCTCTACCTGCCCCGGATCGACGTGCATTCGGCCGTGGTGACCACGGCCCTGCTCGACCTGGTGCCCGCGGTCACCTCGCTGCCCGGCTACCACCCGGACGCCCCGCTGACCGACGCCGCGCACCACGCCGTGCGCGAGGCCGCCCACGGCGCCCTCGGCGCCCCGCAGCGCGCCGAGGCGCAGCGGGCCGCCCGGCGGCGCGCCGCCTCGCTGGGGATCGGCACGCTCCACGAGTGCGCGGGCCCCGACATTTCGAGCGAGGAGGACTTCACGGCCCTGCTCGCCCTCGCCGAGGAGGAGCCGGGTCCGCGCGTCCACGGCTACTGGGCCGAGCTGATCAGCGACGAGCGGGGCGCCCGGCGCGTGCGTGAACTGGGCGCGTGGGGCGCCGCCGGTGATCTCTTCGCCGACGGCTCGCTGGGCTCCCACACGGCCGCCCTGCGCGATCCGTACGCCGACGCCGCGCACACCGGCGCCGCGCGGCTCGACGCCGCCGCGATCGCCGCCCATGTCACCGCCTGCACCGAGGCCGGGATCCAGGCGGGCTTCCACGCCATCGGCGACGCCGCCCTCGACGCGGTCGTCGACGGGGTGCGCGCGGCGGCCGAGCGCCTCGGTGTCGCCCGCGTCCGGGCCGCCCGGCACCGCGTCGAGCACGCCGAGATGCTCACCCCCGAGACCATCGCCGGCTTCGCCGAGCTGGGGCTCACCGCCTCCGTGCAGCCCGCCTTCGACGCGGCCTGGGGCGGTGCGGACGGCATGTACGCGAGCCGGCTCGGCGCCGAGCGCGCCGCCACGCTCAATCCGTACGCCGCCCTGCTGCGCGCCGGGGTCCCGCTGGCCTTCGGCTCCGACAGCCCGGTCACCCCGCTGGACCCGTGGGGCACGATCAGGGCGGCCGCCTTCCACCGCACGCCCGGTCACCGGATCTCGGTACGGGCCGCGTTCACCGCCCACACCCGGGGCGGCTGGCGCGCCGTCGGCCGCGACGACGCCGGGACGCTGGTGCCGGGCGCCCCCGCCGACTACGCCGTCTGGCGGACGGACGAACTGGTGGTCCAGGCGCCGGACGACCGCGTGGCCCGCTGGTCCACCGATCCGCGCTCCGGCACCCCGGGCCTGCCCGATCTCACCCCGGGCCGGGCGCTGCCCGTATGTCTGCGGACCGTCGTCTCCGGACAAACGGTATTTGTGCGACCGAACGAGTGACGTACGGACATTTCGTACCGCCGGTCGGTGGCCCCCGCTCTCCGCCGCGACCTGCGGATCTCCGGCGCTGACCTGGCGATTCGGGTAAACGCCGCAGTTCAAACGGCTATTGACAGTAAGCCGCCACCGGCGGGTAGGTTCGGCCGGGTCCACCACGGACGTCCGTCCGGCAACCTCCACGCGGTCGTCGAACGCCGCTGGGCCATGGGGCGGTGTGCCGCACCGGCGCACCACCACTGGGAGCCAGGTCCAGCGCCAGCGTCTCGTCGGCGAGGGAAGGATTCAGCCGGTCGGCAGGTGTGACCCGGATGGGGCCCCGGCGTTCAGTAGACAACGGCTTTCGGTCGACCCGCAGCCAGCGGGTGCCAGGTCGGCCCGAAGGACGCCGGGTCCCGATCCGCAGCCCACCGGAGGGCGGCCCCGGTCCGCGCGGTATCCGGTTGCGCCCGTGATCGCCCGAGATGCCCCCTCGGCGGACCCTCCCGGGGCCCGACACCCTTTCGCCGAGGTGGTCTGCGGACCCGGCGTGCTCGCTAAGCTGGGTGATCTGCGTACGGCTCTGCGTACGGCGATCCACATAGGGGCAGCAGTGAACGACGGTGACCAGAGGCGGTACGGCCCGCTCGGTACGGCCTTGGTGATCATCCCGACCTACAACGAGGCCGAGAACATCGCGTCGATCGTCTCCCGGGTGCGTGCGGCGGTGCCCGCCGCCGACATCCTCGTCGCCGACGACAACAGCCCCGACGGCACCGGCAAGATCGCCGATGAGCTGGCCGCAGCGGACAGCCAGGTCAAGGTCCTGCACCGCAAGGGCAAGGAAGGGCTCGGCGCCGCCTATCTGGCGGGGTTCCGCTGGGGCATCGAGCGCGACTACGGCGTACTCGTGGAGATGGACGCCGACGGTTCGCACCAGCCCGAGGAGCTGCCCCGGCTGCTGACCGCGCTCAAGGGCGCCGATCTGGTCCTCGGCTCGCGCTGGGTGCCAGGCGGCCGGGTCGTCAACTGGCCCACCGCCCGCAAGATGATCTCGCGCGGCGGCAGCTCCTACTCCCGGGTCCTGCTCGGGGTGCCGATCCGCGACGTCACCGGCGGCTACCGCGCCTTCCGCCGGGAGACCCTGGAGGCGCTCGGCCTCGACGCCGTCTCCTCCCAGGGCTACTGCTTCCAGGTCGATCTGGCCCGGCGCGCGGTCGAGGCGGGCTGCCATGTGGTCGAGGTGCCCATCACCTTCGTCGAACGCGAGCTGGGCGACTCCAAGATGAGCAAGGACATCCTGGTCGAGGCGCTCTGGCGGGTCACCGCGTGGGGCGTCGAGTCCCGCGCCAACCGTCTTCTCGGCCGGAAGCCCACACCGCCGTCCCGGTCCTGATCACCCGCTTACGCCGTCCGCACCGGCGCCCAGGCACACTGGGAGTATGACGACCGCGCAGCCGCACAGCCCCCGTCCGAAGCGCTCCCGCGCCCGCACTCTGATTCCGCTGTCCATCGCCGCCTGGCTGGTGCTGGAGATCTGGCTGCTGACCGTGGTGGCCGACACCATCGGCGGCTTCGGTCTCCTGCTGCTGATCGCGGGCTCGATCGTGCTCGGCGCCGTGGTGATCAAGAGCGCCGGGCGCCGCGCCTTCCGGAATCTGACCGAGACCATTCAGCGCCAGCAGCGTCAGCAGCAGCCCGGCGCGACCCCCGAGGTCGAGGGCGCGAGCGGGACCACCGGCAACGGGTTCCTGATGCTCGGCGGGCTGCTGATCATGGTGCCGGGGATGATCACCGACCTGCTGGGCCTGCTGCTGCTCATCCCGTTCGTACGGATGGCGCTCGGCCGGTACGCGGAACGGTCGCTGGAGCGCCGGGTGCGGGCGGCCTCGGTGCCCGGCGGGCTGGGGGACGCCTACCAGCAGGCCAGGATGCACCGGCCCGACGGCAAGGTGGTCCAGGGCGAGGTCATCAAGAACGACGAGCGGCCGGAGGACTCGGGACGCCCCGAGGACCAGGGCCCGCGTCCGCCGCTGACCCCCTGAGCCGGCCCCTTCAGCGCGCCGGCCCCTTGGGCGCGCGCCACAGAGCCGCGGGCCGCCCCACTCACTGAGTGGGGCGGCCCGCGGCTCTGTACGTAATTTTGGGTGTGGTCGTGC
It encodes the following:
- the fxsA gene encoding FxsA family membrane protein; protein product: MTTAQPHSPRPKRSRARTLIPLSIAAWLVLEIWLLTVVADTIGGFGLLLLIAGSIVLGAVVIKSAGRRAFRNLTETIQRQQRQQQPGATPEVEGASGTTGNGFLMLGGLLIMVPGMITDLLGLLLLIPFVRMALGRYAERSLERRVRAASVPGGLGDAYQQARMHRPDGKVVQGEVIKNDERPEDSGRPEDQGPRPPLTP
- a CDS encoding amidohydrolase, whose translation is MNRRTAPQSEPGRTVLLRRGEVHSPADPFATAMVVERGHVAWVGSEGAADSFVSGVDEVVDLDGALVTPAFTDAHTHLTATGLALTGLDLSGAGSLPEALALVRAYREARPAADGEVLLGHGWDSDSWPERRPPSRAELDEAAAGRPLYLPRIDVHSAVVTTALLDLVPAVTSLPGYHPDAPLTDAAHHAVREAAHGALGAPQRAEAQRAARRRAASLGIGTLHECAGPDISSEEDFTALLALAEEEPGPRVHGYWAELISDERGARRVRELGAWGAAGDLFADGSLGSHTAALRDPYADAAHTGAARLDAAAIAAHVTACTEAGIQAGFHAIGDAALDAVVDGVRAAAERLGVARVRAARHRVEHAEMLTPETIAGFAELGLTASVQPAFDAAWGGADGMYASRLGAERAATLNPYAALLRAGVPLAFGSDSPVTPLDPWGTIRAAAFHRTPGHRISVRAAFTAHTRGGWRAVGRDDAGTLVPGAPADYAVWRTDELVVQAPDDRVARWSTDPRSGTPGLPDLTPGRALPVCLRTVVSGQTVFVRPNE
- a CDS encoding Lrp/AsnC family transcriptional regulator, producing the protein MEELDRQIVELLVKDGRTSYTDLGKATGLSTSAVHQRVRRLEQRGVIRGYAAVVDPEAVGLPLTAFISAKPFDPSAPDDIAERLAVIPEIEACHSVAGDENYILKVRVATPLELEHLLTRIRSLAGVSTRTTVVLSTPYESRPPSF
- a CDS encoding acyl-CoA dehydrogenase family protein, whose protein sequence is MSDRAPRPVERQLPTEESKDLIALVRDIGRREIAPEAAEEEDAGRFPRELFATLSSSGLLGLPYDSADGGGDQPYEVYLQVLEELAAVRLTVGLGVSVHTLACHALAGYGGKEQRDAHLPAMLGGGLLGAYCLSEPAAGSDAASLSTKAVRDGDDWVITGTKAWITHGGIADFYTVLARTGGPGARGITAFLVPGDAPGLTAAAPERKMGMKGSPTAQLHFDGVRVADDRRLGDEGQGFAIALSALDSGRLGIAACAVGLAQAALDEALQYAAGRSQFGRPVADFQGLRFLLADMATRIEAGRSLYLAAARLRDAGRPFSAQAAMAKLFCTDTAMAVTVDAVQVLGGYGYTADFPAERYMREAKMLQIVEGTNQIQRMVIARHLAGPETR
- a CDS encoding polyprenol monophosphomannose synthase, with the translated sequence MNDGDQRRYGPLGTALVIIPTYNEAENIASIVSRVRAAVPAADILVADDNSPDGTGKIADELAAADSQVKVLHRKGKEGLGAAYLAGFRWGIERDYGVLVEMDADGSHQPEELPRLLTALKGADLVLGSRWVPGGRVVNWPTARKMISRGGSSYSRVLLGVPIRDVTGGYRAFRRETLEALGLDAVSSQGYCFQVDLARRAVEAGCHVVEVPITFVERELGDSKMSKDILVEALWRVTAWGVESRANRLLGRKPTPPSRS